A single Gasterosteus aculeatus chromosome 2, fGasAcu3.hap1.1, whole genome shotgun sequence DNA region contains:
- the srms gene encoding tyrosine-protein kinase Srms: MESCCRSCMPCLSRLWDCIWPDLSYPNVVNNNNHHHHHVIANPGAQASEIRTVSGDIRVPSPKKRPVQLYAALFDFEARSDDELTVREGDKLSVIEKRGEYVLAKKLTGSLQSGLIPANYVALLQDEFAKHKWYYGNINRVKAEKLLLASQNKDGSFLVRISESHSDEYTVSARSEGKVYHFRVQRSTIGAYFVSDKISFSTLGELISYYQKNHRSLGVLLEEPCAQQRELFDMEPWERPREEFRLHKKLGEGHFGEVWEALWTTENKKVAIKTLKQADTKQDEFVKEVQALKSLHHPKLIQLLAMCSRGEPVYIVTELMRKGSLKSYLASAEGLMLTSAHLIYMGSQIAEGMAYLEDRNIVHRDLAARNILVGDDLVCKVADFGLARIIKDSVYTASRNTKIPVRWTAPEAAIHQKFSVKSDVWSFGVLLYEMMSRGKMPYEGKNNKEVLDLLSSGFRLPCPTRCPQNIYRIMMDCWAAEPSKRPSFHALHSQLDSIYTRIYFKTVEV; the protein is encoded by the exons ATGGAGAGTTGCTGTCGCTCCTGTATGCCGTGTCTGAGCCGGCTCTGGGACTGCATATGGCCGGACCTCAGCTACCCGAACgtcgtcaacaacaacaaccaccaccaccaccatgtcATAGCCAACCCGGGCGCGCAGGCGTCGGAGATCCGCACCGTGTCCGGCGACATCCGCGTCCCTTCGCCCAAGAAGCGGCCGGTGCAGCTCTACGCCGCGCTCTTCGACTTCGAGGCCCGCAGCGACGACGAGCTGAcggtgagggagggggacaaaCTGTCGGTGATCGAGAAGCGGGGGGAGTATGTGCTGGCCAAGAAGCTGACCGGGTCCCTGCAGTCCGGACTCATCCCGGCGAACTACGTGGCTCTGCTGCAGGACGAGTTCGCCAAACACAA ATGGTACTATGGGAATATAAACCGTGTGAAAgctgagaagctgctgctggcttCCCAAAATAAAGATGGCTCCTTTCTGGTTCGCATCAGTGAGAGTCACAGTGATGAGTACACAGTCTCTG CCCGAAGTGAGGGAAAGGTTTACCACTTCAGGGTTCAAAGGTCAACTATCGGGGCCTACTTCGTCTCCGATAAGATCTCCTTTTCTACGCTGGGAGAACTAATCTCCTACTACCAGAAAAACCATCGTAGCCTGGgcgtgctgctggaggagcccTGCGCACAGCAG CGGGAGCTGTTTGACATGGAGCCGTGGGAGAGGCCTCGAGAGGAGTTCAGACTGCACAAGAAACTGGGAGAGGGACACTTTGGAGAGGTGTGGGAGGCTCTGTGGACCACAGAGAACAAGAAAGTGGCCATTAAGACGTTGAAACAAG CGGACACCAAGCAGGACGAGTTTGTGAAGGAGGTTCAGGCCTTGAAGAGCCTCCATCATCCTAAGCTGATCCAGCTGCTGGCGATGTGCTCCAGAGGAGAGCCGGTCTACATCGTGACCGAACTCATGAGGAAAGGAAGCCTCAAGTCCTACCTGGCCT ctGCTGAAGGCCTGATGCTGACATCAGCCCATCTGATCTACATGGGCAGTCAGATCGCAGAGGGCATGGCCTACCTGGAGGACAGAAACATCGTCCACAGGGACCTGGCTGCCAGAAACATCCTGGTGGGAGACGACCTGGTCTGCAAAGTGGCCGACTTTGGACTGGCTCGCATCATCAAG GACAGTGTGTATACAGCCAGTCGAAACACAAAGATTCCAGTGAGATGGACGGCTCCAGAAGCAGCGATTCACCAAAAGTTCTCTGTGAAATCAGATGTCTGGTCATTCGGGGTCCTACTGTATGAGATGATGTCACGTGGCAAGATGCCTTATGAAG gaaaaaacaacaaggaaGTGTTGGATTTGCTGTCATCCGGGTTTCGGCTGCCCTGTCCAACTCGCTGTCCACAGAATATTTATCGCATCATGATGGACTGCTGGGCCGCTGAGCCCTCCAAGAGACCGTCCTTCCACGCCCTGCACAGCCAGCTGGATTCCATATATACCAGGATATATTTCAAGACTGTAGAGGTGTAG